In a single window of the Atlantibacter hermannii genome:
- the siaT gene encoding putative TRAP transporter gives MDAFVLLFTLGVLLAVGMPVAFAVGLSAVVGALYIELPLEALMIQITSGVNKFSLLAIPFFILAGAIMAEGGIARRLVNFAYIFVGFIRGGLSLVNIVASTFFGAISGSSVADTASIGSVMIPEMERKGYPREYAAAVTASGSVQAILIPPSHNSVIYSLAAGGTVSIATLFIAGVLPGLLLGVGLMVMCMGFAHRRGYPKGERIPFKQALKIFFDALWGLMTVVIIMGGILTGVFTATESAAVACIWSFFVTMFIYRDYKWSELPKLMFRTVKTVTIVMILIGFAAAFGAVMTYMQLPMRITEFFTSLSDNKYVILMYLNIMLLLVGTLMDMAPLILILTPVLLPVTNMLGINPVHFGMIMMVNLGIGLVTPPVGSVLFVASAVSKRKIEEVVRSMLPFYAMLLVVLALVTYVPAISLWLPGVLGMM, from the coding sequence ATGGACGCGTTCGTTTTACTTTTTACGTTGGGCGTATTATTGGCGGTCGGCATGCCGGTGGCCTTTGCGGTAGGGCTGAGCGCGGTCGTTGGCGCGCTGTATATTGAACTGCCGCTGGAAGCGTTAATGATTCAAATCACCAGTGGCGTGAACAAATTCAGCCTGCTGGCGATCCCGTTCTTTATCCTGGCGGGGGCTATTATGGCGGAAGGCGGCATAGCGCGCCGCCTGGTGAACTTCGCTTATATTTTCGTGGGCTTTATTCGCGGCGGGCTTTCGCTGGTGAATATCGTTGCCTCGACCTTTTTCGGCGCGATTTCCGGTTCGTCGGTGGCGGATACCGCTTCCATCGGCAGCGTAATGATCCCGGAAATGGAGAGAAAGGGTTATCCACGCGAATACGCGGCGGCGGTGACCGCCAGCGGCTCGGTGCAGGCGATCCTGATCCCACCCAGCCATAACTCGGTGATTTACTCACTGGCGGCAGGCGGCACGGTGTCGATTGCCACGCTGTTTATCGCGGGCGTGCTGCCAGGGTTGCTGCTGGGTGTGGGGTTGATGGTGATGTGCATGGGCTTCGCCCACCGCCGTGGCTATCCGAAAGGCGAGCGTATCCCGTTCAAACAGGCGCTGAAGATTTTCTTTGACGCGCTCTGGGGCCTGATGACCGTGGTGATCATTATGGGCGGGATCCTGACCGGCGTGTTTACCGCAACGGAATCCGCGGCGGTGGCCTGTATCTGGTCGTTCTTCGTGACCATGTTTATCTACCGTGATTACAAGTGGAGCGAGCTGCCGAAGCTGATGTTCCGCACGGTAAAAACGGTCACTATCGTGATGATCCTTATCGGCTTCGCGGCGGCGTTTGGCGCAGTGATGACCTATATGCAACTGCCGATGCGCATCACCGAATTCTTCACCTCGTTGTCGGATAACAAATACGTCATCCTGATGTACCTGAACATCATGCTGCTGCTGGTGGGCACGCTGATGGATATGGCACCGCTGATCCTGATCCTTACACCGGTGCTGTTGCCGGTGACCAATATGCTGGGGATCAACCCGGTGCACTTTGGGATGATCATGATGGTGAACCTGGGCATTGGCCTGGTGACGCCGCCGGTCGGCTCGGTACTGTTCGTGGCGAGCGCCGTGAGTAAGCGCAAAATCGAGGAAGTGGTGCGTTCAATGCTGCCGTTCTACGCCATGCTGCTGGTGGTGCTGGCGCTGGTAACCTATGTTCCGGCCATTTCGCTCTGGTTGCCGGGTGTGCTGGGAATGATGTAA
- the yiaM gene encoding putative tripartite ATP-independent periplasmic transporter, which translates to MTPFYIKWMDRLYLLAMFVAGFSLLIMTVVIPIGIFSRYVLNRGESWPEPIAIICMVTFSFVGAAVSYRANSHIAVNMLTDRIPPAMQRLCAKVVDLLMLSISGLMFWYSALLCIELWDQPVAEFPILTSGESYLPLPVGSAIIILFVIERLLFGSQENRPVVLIGNHG; encoded by the coding sequence ATGACCCCTTTCTATATAAAGTGGATGGATCGCCTGTACCTGCTCGCCATGTTCGTGGCCGGGTTTTCGCTGTTGATCATGACGGTAGTGATCCCGATTGGCATCTTTTCCCGCTACGTACTGAACCGTGGCGAGTCGTGGCCTGAGCCCATTGCGATTATTTGCATGGTGACATTTAGCTTTGTGGGTGCGGCGGTCAGCTATCGCGCCAACTCGCATATTGCGGTCAACATGTTGACTGACCGTATTCCTCCGGCCATGCAGCGCCTGTGCGCTAAAGTGGTGGATTTATTGATGCTGTCTATATCGGGGCTGATGTTTTGGTACAGCGCTTTGCTGTGTATCGAACTCTGGGACCAGCCCGTGGCGGAATTCCCGATTTTAACGTCCGGGGAAAGCTACCTGCCGCTGCCAGTTGGCTCGGCCATCATCATTCTGTTTGTTATTGAGCGGCTGTTGTTCGGTTCCCAGGAGAATCGTCCGGTAGTGCTTATCGGCAATCACGGTTAA
- the yhhS gene encoding major facilitator superfamily protein — MPEAAEPAISGLRLNLRIVSVAMFNFASYLTIGLPLAVLPGYVHEVMGFSAFWAGLVISLQYLATLLSRPYAGRYADLFGPKKIVIFGLCGCFLSGLGYFLAGLSADAALVSLVLLCLGRLILGIGQSFAGTGSTLWGVGVVGSLHIGRVISWNGIVTYGAMAIGAPLGVWVFHQGGMQLLAGVIMGIALIAILCALPRKPVTASKGKPLPFRAVLGKVWLYGMALALGSAGFGVIATFITLFYDAKGWDGAAFALTLFSAAFVGTRLLFPNGINRLGGLNVALICFSIEIIGLLLVGMAFSPWMAKLGTFLTGAGFSLVFPALGVVAVKAVPAQNQGSALATYTVFMDLSLGITGPLAGLLMAWAGVSSIYLATAVLVALAAGLTLKLRASSRHSGAGTDL; from the coding sequence ATGCCTGAAGCCGCTGAACCGGCAATAAGCGGATTGCGTTTAAATCTGCGCATCGTTTCTGTCGCCATGTTTAATTTTGCCAGCTATCTCACTATCGGCCTGCCGCTGGCCGTACTTCCTGGTTATGTCCACGAAGTGATGGGCTTTAGCGCGTTCTGGGCGGGGCTGGTCATCAGCCTTCAGTATTTGGCTACACTGCTCAGCCGTCCTTACGCCGGGCGCTACGCCGATCTGTTCGGGCCTAAGAAAATCGTCATATTCGGGCTGTGCGGCTGTTTCCTCAGCGGGCTGGGTTACTTTCTGGCGGGGCTGAGCGCCGATGCCGCGCTGGTAAGCCTGGTATTACTGTGCCTGGGGCGTCTGATTCTGGGGATCGGCCAGAGCTTTGCCGGGACCGGCTCGACACTGTGGGGCGTTGGGGTTGTCGGTTCGCTGCATATTGGCCGGGTCATTTCGTGGAACGGTATTGTGACCTACGGCGCGATGGCCATCGGCGCGCCGCTTGGGGTGTGGGTTTTCCATCAGGGCGGTATGCAACTCCTGGCTGGCGTGATTATGGGGATCGCGCTGATCGCCATCCTGTGCGCGCTGCCGCGCAAACCGGTCACCGCCAGTAAAGGCAAGCCGCTGCCGTTCCGGGCGGTGCTGGGCAAAGTATGGCTGTATGGCATGGCGCTGGCGCTGGGCTCGGCGGGTTTTGGGGTAATCGCGACCTTCATTACGCTGTTCTATGATGCGAAAGGGTGGGACGGCGCAGCGTTTGCGTTAACCCTGTTCAGCGCGGCGTTCGTCGGCACCCGGCTACTGTTCCCGAATGGCATTAACCGGCTCGGCGGGCTAAATGTCGCGCTGATCTGTTTTTCTATTGAAATTATTGGACTGCTGCTGGTGGGCATGGCGTTCAGCCCGTGGATGGCGAAGCTGGGTACTTTTCTCACCGGCGCGGGATTTTCGCTGGTGTTCCCGGCGCTGGGCGTGGTGGCGGTGAAGGCGGTCCCGGCGCAGAACCAGGGCAGCGCGCTGGCGACCTATACGGTATTTATGGATTTGTCGCTGGGCATCACCGGCCCGCTGGCGGGTTTACTGATGGCCTGGGCAGGGGTATCAAGCATCTACCTGGCGACGGCGGTACTGGTGGCGCTGGCGGCAGGGTTGACGCTGAAGCTGCGGGCATCATCCCGGCACTCAGGTGCAGGCACGGATCTTTAG
- the yiaO gene encoding putative TRAP dicarboxylate transporter yields MKKTFIPALAGLCLSTVLFAPTVLAQTIKAADVHPQGYPNVVAVQNMGEKLKQQTNGDLEIKVFPGGVLGDEKQMIEQAQMGAIDIIRVSMAPVAAILPDIEVFTLPYVFRDEDHMHKIIDGDIGKQIGEKLTNNPKSKLVFLGWMDSGTRNLITVKPVLKPEDLKGMKIRVQGSPVALATLKAMGANSVAMGVSEVYSGMQTGVIDGAENNPPTFIAHNYMPIAKNYTLSGHFITPEMLLYSKVKWDKLSADQQQKILTLAREAQMEQRKLWDAYNAEALEKMKAGGVQFHDIDKSVFVKATEPVRAQFGDKHQDLMKAIADVK; encoded by the coding sequence ATGAAAAAGACTTTTATTCCGGCCTTAGCTGGGTTGTGCCTCTCCACCGTCTTATTCGCACCGACCGTACTGGCGCAGACTATTAAAGCCGCCGACGTTCACCCGCAGGGATATCCCAACGTGGTGGCCGTGCAAAACATGGGTGAAAAGCTCAAACAACAAACTAACGGCGATCTTGAAATCAAAGTATTCCCTGGCGGCGTATTAGGGGATGAAAAACAGATGATCGAACAGGCGCAAATGGGCGCTATCGATATTATCCGCGTCTCCATGGCCCCGGTTGCCGCCATCCTGCCGGATATCGAAGTCTTTACCCTGCCGTATGTTTTCCGCGATGAAGACCATATGCACAAAATCATCGACGGCGATATTGGCAAACAAATCGGCGAGAAGCTGACAAACAATCCGAAATCCAAACTGGTGTTCCTGGGCTGGATGGATTCCGGCACCCGTAACCTGATCACCGTTAAGCCAGTGCTGAAACCGGAAGATCTGAAAGGGATGAAAATCCGCGTTCAGGGTAGTCCGGTTGCGCTGGCCACGCTGAAAGCCATGGGCGCCAACTCGGTTGCAATGGGCGTGAGTGAAGTGTACAGCGGCATGCAAACCGGTGTGATCGACGGTGCGGAAAACAACCCGCCAACGTTTATCGCGCATAACTACATGCCGATTGCCAAAAACTACACCCTGAGCGGCCACTTCATTACCCCGGAAATGCTGCTCTATTCCAAAGTGAAATGGGACAAACTGAGCGCCGATCAGCAGCAAAAAATTCTGACCCTCGCCCGCGAAGCGCAGATGGAACAGCGCAAACTCTGGGATGCGTATAACGCCGAGGCGCTGGAAAAAATGAAGGCAGGCGGCGTGCAGTTCCATGACATTGATAAATCCGTATTCGTTAAAGCCACAGAGCCCGTGCGCGCCCAGTTTGGCGACAAGCATCAGGATCTGATGAAAGCGATAGCAGACGTTAAGTAA
- the hcpA_1 gene encoding putative type VI secretion system effector: MSNPAYLFLKDENGSPMKGSSLVFGREGAIELTSFTHNVSIPVDGNSGKLTGTRIHMPVMLQKEFDSVSPLLFRALSTGRTLQSATIKMYQINEAGLEQEYFNILLEDVKITSITPDLYPGAGTGTHLETVLMRYEKITWKHCDGNIIYSDFWNERVTY, encoded by the coding sequence ATGTCAAACCCAGCTTATTTATTTTTGAAAGATGAGAACGGATCGCCCATGAAAGGTTCTTCATTGGTATTCGGACGCGAGGGTGCCATTGAGTTAACGTCATTCACTCACAACGTCAGCATACCCGTGGATGGGAATAGCGGTAAATTGACAGGCACTCGAATACATATGCCTGTTATGTTGCAGAAGGAATTTGACTCTGTCAGCCCGCTTTTATTTCGGGCGCTGAGTACAGGCAGAACACTACAATCAGCCACCATAAAAATGTACCAGATAAATGAGGCTGGTTTAGAGCAGGAGTATTTTAATATCCTGCTGGAGGATGTAAAAATCACCTCTATTACACCAGACCTTTATCCGGGTGCAGGCACCGGGACGCACCTTGAAACGGTTCTTATGCGCTATGAAAAAATCACCTGGAAGCACTGTGACGGAAACATCATCTACAGCGATTTCTGGAATGAGCGAGTAACGTATTAA
- the tusA gene encoding sulfurtransferase (tRNA 2-thiouridine synthesizin protein A), which produces MTDLFTHPDHTLDALGLRCPEPVMMVRKTVRSMETGETLLVIADDPATTRDIPGFCRFMEHELIASQTETLPYRYLLRKKH; this is translated from the coding sequence ATGACCGACCTTTTTACTCACCCCGACCATACGCTGGATGCGCTGGGGCTCCGCTGCCCTGAACCGGTGATGATGGTGCGCAAAACCGTGCGCAGTATGGAGACCGGCGAAACGTTGCTGGTTATCGCCGACGATCCTGCCACCACCCGCGACATTCCAGGTTTTTGCCGTTTTATGGAGCATGAACTGATTGCGTCGCAAACGGAAACTCTGCCCTATCGCTATCTGCTTCGTAAAAAACACTGA
- the yhhQ gene encoding inner membrane protein — protein sequence MTTFTLRQRRNALIWLSLFHLLVITSSNYLVQLPITIFGFHTTWGAFSFPFIFLATDLTVRIFGAPLARRIIFAVMIPALIISYGISSLFYMGSWQGFEALAHFNLFVARIATASFMAYALGQILDVHVFNRLRKSRHWWLAPTASTIFGNASDTLAFFFIAFWRSPDAFMADHWVEIALVDYSFKVLISIVFFLPMYGILLNMLLKKLADKSDFARFQPG from the coding sequence ATGACGACGTTTACATTACGCCAGCGCCGCAATGCGCTTATCTGGCTATCGCTGTTTCATTTACTGGTCATCACGTCCAGTAACTATCTGGTGCAATTGCCGATCACGATTTTCGGTTTTCACACCACCTGGGGCGCGTTCAGTTTCCCCTTTATCTTCCTGGCTACCGACCTGACCGTGCGCATTTTTGGCGCACCATTAGCGCGTCGCATCATCTTTGCGGTAATGATCCCGGCACTGATCATTTCCTACGGTATTTCGTCGCTGTTTTATATGGGAAGCTGGCAAGGGTTTGAGGCGTTAGCACACTTCAACCTGTTCGTGGCGCGCATCGCAACGGCGAGCTTTATGGCCTATGCCCTGGGGCAAATCCTTGATGTCCACGTCTTTAACCGCCTGCGCAAAAGCCGCCACTGGTGGCTGGCCCCGACCGCATCAACCATCTTCGGCAACGCCAGCGATACGCTCGCCTTTTTCTTTATCGCCTTCTGGCGCAGCCCGGATGCCTTTATGGCCGATCACTGGGTTGAAATCGCGCTGGTGGATTACAGCTTCAAAGTCCTTATCAGCATCGTATTCTTCCTGCCGATGTACGGCATATTGCTGAACATGCTGTTGAAAAAACTGGCAGATAAATCTGATTTCGCGCGGTTCCAGCCCGGTTGA
- the dcrB gene encoding periplasmic protein DcrB: MRNLVKYVGIGLLVMGLAACDNNDSSKAAEGNAAASNAAAQNVTLLDGKLSFSVPADMTDQSGKLGTQANNMHVYSDATGQKAVIVIVGDDTTEGLDVLAKRLEDQQRSRDPQLQVVTNKSIEVKGHTLQQLDSIISAKGQTAYSSVVLGKVDNKLLTLQITLPADNQQQAQATAENIINTLDVK, translated from the coding sequence ATGCGCAATCTGGTTAAATATGTCGGGATTGGCCTGCTGGTGATGGGGCTGGCGGCCTGCGACAACAATGACAGCAGCAAGGCGGCGGAAGGCAACGCGGCCGCAAGTAACGCGGCGGCCCAAAACGTCACGCTGCTTGATGGCAAACTGAGTTTCTCGGTGCCGGCAGATATGACCGACCAGAGCGGTAAGCTGGGTACCCAGGCCAACAATATGCACGTGTATTCTGACGCCACTGGCCAGAAAGCGGTGATTGTCATCGTCGGCGACGATACCACTGAAGGCCTGGATGTGCTGGCAAAACGCCTTGAAGATCAGCAACGCAGCCGCGACCCGCAGTTGCAGGTGGTGACCAATAAATCTATCGAGGTCAAAGGTCACACCCTACAGCAACTCGACAGCATTATTTCCGCGAAAGGCCAGACCGCCTACTCATCCGTGGTGCTGGGAAAAGTGGATAACAAACTGCTGACCCTGCAAATTACCCTGCCTGCCGACAATCAGCAGCAGGCGCAGGCCACTGCTGAAAACATCATTAATACGCTGGATGTGAAGTAA